The following is a genomic window from Rhodothermales bacterium.
ACCCCGCCGACAGCGACGATCAGAAACATCATCCCCAGGAAAATACCCACCAGCATCAGCACCCCGTTGACGACATCGGTATAAACGACCGACAACATGCCCGCGAGCACGGTGTACAGAATGGCGAACACCGCCGTGATGATGATGCCGGTTTCGACGGTCACCAGCCCGTCGGTCATAATCTGAAGCACGCGGCCGCCGCCCTTGAACTGGTAGGAGACGATGGTGATATAGGCCACGACGGTGATGAGCGTCGCCAGCACCCGCGAGACCTTGCCGTAGCGCGCCTCGAAGATGTCCGGCACCGTGACCTGGCCGAAGTTGCGTATACGTTTCGCGATGAAGTACACCAGGACGATGCCGGCCCAGGCGCCGGCGCTATGCCACAACCCCGCGAGGCCGTTGCGATATCCCAGGCCGGCGCCGCCAAACAACGAGCCATTGCCCATCCATGTCGCCAGGAGCGTGCCCACCAGGATGTACCAGGGCAACGAGCGGCCGGCGACCATGAAGTCCGCACTGGTTTTCACCACCCGGCTTTTGTAGTAGCCGACGAGGATAAGCGCCACGAGATAGACCAGCGTGGCAAGGATATAGGGATTGCTTAATAATGCCAGCATGTATACTCCAGCTGATGCGATGAGAAGGCCGTCGATTCCCCCCGTTCGTCCCATGACGCCACGCCGCGGTTCGTGCAACAGCCCTTCCGGGTTGGCGCGCAATCTACAATCCAAAATCGATTTTTCCGCGAACAAACCGCCCCAGACATCGTTGGGCCGTATATTTCACCCTCTTTTCCAAGCCCGAGCGGACGTACCTTCACCCCATGGAAACACCCCGATCCAACCAGAAAACGACTGTTGACTTCCACGGAGAACGCACCCACACCTGTGGCGCGCTTCGCGAAGATCAGGTGGGCCAACAGGTCACGATCAAAGGGTGGGTAGATACTCGACGCGACCTCGGAGGGGTGATCTTCATCGACCTCCGGGACCGCCATGGCCTCACGCAGGCCGTCCTTTCGCCGCAGGACAACCCCGAAGCGTATGTCGTGGCCGAACGCTTGCGCACCGAAGACGTGATCTCGATCCAGGGCGTCGTACGGCCGCGTTCGGAGGATACGGTCAATGCGCGTCTGCCGACGGGCACGGTGGAAGTGCGTGTATCCAGCCTGATTCCGCTCAACCGATCCGAGCCGATCCCCTTCCAGGTGTCCGCCCATGAGGAAAAGCGAAAGCTGGCGAACGAAGAATTGCGGCTTCGCTACCGGTATCTGGACCTCCGCCGGCCCGAGCTCCAGCGTAACCTCATCATTCGCCACCGGCTCTGCCAGGTCGTCCGCCGCGTGTTCGACAGCCACGGCTTCCTGGAGATCGAAACGCCGGTGCTGATGAAGTCGACCCCGGAAGGAGCCCGGGACTTTCTCGTGCCGAGCCGGCTGCACCCCGGCCAGTTCTACGCCCTCCCGCAGTCGCCCCAGACCTATAAGCAGATTCTGATGGTGGCCGGCTTCGACCGCTACTTCCAGATCGTGAAGTGCTTCCGCGACGAAGACCTCCGCGCCGACCGCCAGCCGGAGTTCACCCAGGTGGACGTCGAGATCACGTTCGCCACCGAGGCCATCGTCCAGCGCATCATCGAAGAGGTGATCACGACGGTCTGGCGCGAGATCAAAGGGGTCGAACTGGTCACGCCGTTCCAGCGCATGCCCTACGCCGAGGCCATGTCCCGGTACGGCAGCGACAAACCGGACCTCCGCTTCGGGCTCGAACTCCACGACCTCAGCTCTGCGTTTCAGGGCTCGGGCTTTCGTGTGTTTGAAAGTGTGCTGGAAACGGGCGGCAAGATCGTCGGTATCCGCGTTCCGGGCGAGGGCGACCGAGGCCGCGGCGCTATGGACCGGCTCGACAAGGAGTTCGTCCGCAAGCGGCTGGGCGCCGGCGGGCTCGTCTACTTCAAGCTCCCGTCCGACGGCTCGGAGACGTTTGCATCGGTGAAGTCCGACGTGCTCCCGACGGCTTCGGTCGAGGCCGCGCTTTCCCTGATTGGAGCGGAGAAGGGCGACCTGGTGCTCGTCCTCGCCGGCGCGGCCCCGAAGGTCTACGAACAAATGGGCGCCCTGCGCCTGCACATGGCCCGCGAACTCAACCTACTCCCCGAAGGCGACCAGGGGCCCTGGGCCTTTCTGTGGGTGACGGAGTTTCCGCTCCTGGAGTGGTCGGAGGAAGACAAGCGGTACGCCGCCATGCACCACCCGTTCACTTCGCCGCATCCCGACGACATGGACACCATGTTCGACAACCCCGGCGCCACGCGCGCCCGGGCCTACGACCTCGTGCTCAACGGTAGCGAGGTGGGCGGCGGGTCTATCCGTATCCACAACCGCGAAATCCAGCAGCAGATGTTCCGCCTGCTGAACATCGACGAAGTGGAAGCCGAACGGCGCTTCGGCTTTCTGCTCGGCGCCTTCACCTACGGCGCCCCGCCCCACGGCGGCATCGCCTTGGGCCTGGACCGCCTCACGATGCTCCTCTCCGGCACCGATAACATCCGCGACGTCATCGCTTTCCCCAAAACCCAGACGGGCCAGGAATTGATGGTGTCATCCCCGGACGAGGTCGACGATAAGCAGCTCAAGGAACTGCATATCCGGGTGGCGCTGCCGGAAATCAAGGAAAAAGGAAAAACATAAAAAGGAAAAAGGAAAAACATAAAAAGGCAAAAGGAAAAACATAAAAAGGCAAAAGAGAACAGAAAGGCCCACTCCGTTTTGCCTTTTACACTTTACCTTTTGCCTTTATTTCGCCTTTATTTCGCCTTTATTTCGCCAGCATCGCCGTCTTCGTCGCGGTAAACGTCTCGCCGATGGCTCGGATGATGTACAGGCCATTGGGCAGTTCGCCGGCGTCGAAGGTGTAGCGATAGGCCCGTTCCCCGTCCAGGACGGCGTCTTCGA
Proteins encoded in this region:
- the aspS gene encoding aspartate--tRNA ligase, which translates into the protein METPRSNQKTTVDFHGERTHTCGALREDQVGQQVTIKGWVDTRRDLGGVIFIDLRDRHGLTQAVLSPQDNPEAYVVAERLRTEDVISIQGVVRPRSEDTVNARLPTGTVEVRVSSLIPLNRSEPIPFQVSAHEEKRKLANEELRLRYRYLDLRRPELQRNLIIRHRLCQVVRRVFDSHGFLEIETPVLMKSTPEGARDFLVPSRLHPGQFYALPQSPQTYKQILMVAGFDRYFQIVKCFRDEDLRADRQPEFTQVDVEITFATEAIVQRIIEEVITTVWREIKGVELVTPFQRMPYAEAMSRYGSDKPDLRFGLELHDLSSAFQGSGFRVFESVLETGGKIVGIRVPGEGDRGRGAMDRLDKEFVRKRLGAGGLVYFKLPSDGSETFASVKSDVLPTASVEAALSLIGAEKGDLVLVLAGAAPKVYEQMGALRLHMARELNLLPEGDQGPWAFLWVTEFPLLEWSEEDKRYAAMHHPFTSPHPDDMDTMFDNPGATRARAYDLVLNGSEVGGGSIRIHNREIQQQMFRLLNIDEVEAERRFGFLLGAFTYGAPPHGGIALGLDRLTMLLSGTDNIRDVIAFPKTQTGQELMVSSPDEVDDKQLKELHIRVALPEIKEKGKT